A window from Blastocatellia bacterium encodes these proteins:
- the hypA gene encoding hydrogenase maturation nickel metallochaperone HypA, whose amino-acid sequence MSIARSLLEVIARYAPANGRARVKVVRLRIGELAGVIPESLRFCFGVASEGTAAQGAELQIEHVPIVSRCTDCRCDFEVEQYAFICPNCDSPNVELISGNELDVIELEVEEEGCP is encoded by the coding sequence ATGTCCATCGCGAGGAGTCTTCTGGAGGTGATCGCGCGGTATGCGCCCGCGAATGGCAGGGCGCGGGTGAAAGTCGTGCGCTTGAGGATCGGCGAGCTGGCCGGTGTGATCCCGGAATCGTTGCGCTTTTGCTTCGGGGTGGCAAGCGAAGGAACCGCTGCACAGGGGGCCGAACTCCAAATCGAGCACGTCCCCATCGTGAGCCGCTGCACCGACTGTCGCTGCGACTTTGAGGTCGAGCAGTACGCCTTCATCTGTCCGAACTGCGACAGCCCTAATGTCGAACTCATTTCCGGCAACGAGCTGGATGTGATAGAACTGGAGGTGGAAGAAGAGGGATGTCCGTGA
- a CDS encoding hydrogenase maturation protease codes for MEPFIRWRKANYELKMNGEDYLPDFCAKPVLVLGCGNRLFGDDGFGCEAVEYLQKHYRLPDDVYAMDVGTSARKLLFTLCLSSERPRQIILIDAVDKGRTPGEIFELSLDDLPVEKSDDFSLHQVPSSNLAKELKAVGIDVRVIVCQIGRVPESVEPGLSDPVARAIPRAAAEIARLLSAIPRELLVEPR; via the coding sequence TTGGAACCTTTCATCCGGTGGCGAAAGGCAAATTACGAATTGAAGATGAACGGCGAGGACTATCTGCCTGACTTTTGCGCCAAGCCGGTGCTGGTGCTTGGCTGTGGCAATCGGCTCTTTGGCGACGACGGGTTCGGCTGTGAGGCGGTGGAGTATCTTCAAAAGCACTATCGGCTCCCTGACGATGTTTACGCGATGGACGTCGGCACGAGCGCGCGCAAGCTCCTTTTCACGCTCTGCCTCAGCTCGGAACGACCCCGGCAGATCATTCTCATTGACGCGGTGGACAAGGGACGAACGCCTGGAGAAATCTTCGAGCTATCGCTCGACGACCTGCCAGTGGAGAAAAGCGATGACTTCTCACTTCACCAGGTTCCATCATCGAATCTGGCGAAAGAATTGAAAGCTGTCGGCATTGACGTTCGCGTGATTGTCTGTCAGATCGGGCGCGTGCCGGAGAGCGTCGAGCCTGGACTGTCCGACCCGGTGGCGCGAGCCATCCCGCGGGCTGCGGCAGAGATCGCCCGCTTGCTGTCGGCGATCCCTCGGGAGCTGTTAGTTGAGCCTCGTTGA